In Denticeps clupeoides chromosome 1, fDenClu1.1, whole genome shotgun sequence, a single window of DNA contains:
- the LOC114794896 gene encoding ATP-sensitive inward rectifier potassium channel 10-like: MTSATPPSSRSPSPQKVCHSQTQTDVLKPLLGGGPGGGASGLRKRRRVLSKDGRSNVRIEHVSGRGALYLRDLWTTFLDMQWRYKLFLFSATFAGTWFIFGLLWYLVALVHGDLLEFDPPSNHTPCVMQVQTLTGAFLFSLESQTTIGYGFRCITEECPAAIILLIVQLVITMVMEIFITGTFLAKVARPKKRGETVKFSQHAVVSNHEGRPCLMIRVANMRKSLLLGCQVTGKLLQTSLTKEGETVRLDQRNVTFQVDTSSDSPFLILPLTFYHVIDDNSPLRAWAAKGGGWTDPELADFELLAIMSATVEPTSATCQVRTSYLPDEILWGYEFPPVVSLSPSGKYVADFAFFDKVAKTKNPPFFKQAPPPSPPTTHCPGGGGPAEGGDPEKMRLEQSYREERGRERGRVRDSSPLSVRISNV; the protein is encoded by the exons ATGACGTCGGCCACGCCCCCCTCCTCGCGAAGCCCCTCCCCCCAGAAGGTGTGCCACTCACAAACGCAGACGGACGTGCTGAAGCCCTTGCTTGGTGGCGGGcccgggggcggggccagcggcCTGCGAAAGCGCCGCAGGGTGCTGTCTAAGGATGGGCGGAGCAACGTGCGCATCGAACACGTGAGTGGGCGGGGGGCGCTGTACCTGCGCGACCTCTGGACCACCTTTCTGGACATGCAGTGGCGCTACAAGCTCTTCCTCTTCTCAGCAACCTTCGCCGGGACCTGGTTCATCTTCGGCCTGCTCTGGTATCTGGTGGCCCTCGTCCATGGAGACCTTTTAG AGTTCGACCCGCCCTCGAACCACACCCCGTGTGTCATGCAGGTGCAGACGCTCACTGGGGCGTTCCTCTTCTCCCTGGAGTCGCAGACCACGATTGGCTACGGCTTCCGCTGCATCACCGAGGAGTGTCCGGCAgccatcatcctcctcatcGTGCAGCTGGTCATCACCATGGTGATGGAAATCTTCATCACAGGCACGTTCCTTGCCAAG GTGGCACGGCCAAAGAAGCGTGGTGAGACGGTAAAGTTCAGTCAACACGCTGTGGTGTCCAACCACGAGGGACGTCCCTGTCTCATGATTCGGGTGGCCAACATGCGCAAGAGCCTTTTGCTGGGTTGCCAG GTCACTGGCAAGCTCCTCCAGACCTCCTTGACAAAGGAGGGGGAGACAGTGCGTCTGGACCAAAGGAATGTGACGTTCCAGGTGGACACATCCAGCGACAGTCCCTTCCTCATCCTGCCCCTCACCTTCTATCATGTCATTGATGACAACAGCCCACTCCGGGCATGGGCTGCAAAGG GCGGGGGCTGGACGGACCCGGAGCTGGCGGACTTCGAGCTGCTGGCCATCATGAGTGCCACCGTGGAGCCCACTTCGGCCACCTGCCAGGTGCGCACCTCCTATCTGCCGGACGAGATCCTGTGGGGCTACGAGTTTCCGCCGGTGGTGTCCCTGTCACCCTCGGGCAAGTATGTGGCGGACTTCGCTTTCTTCGACAAGGTGGCCAAGACCAAGAACCCGCCCTTCTTCaagcaggccccgcccccgagCCCCCCGACAACACATTGCCCCGGCGGTGGGGGTCCCGCGGAAGGAGGGGACCCGGAGAAGATGCGCCTGGAGCAGAGCTACCGGGAGGAGCGAGGGCGGGAGCGAGGGCGGGTCCGCGACAGCAGCCCCCTCAGCGTCCGCATCAGCAACGTTTAA
- the LOC114794905 gene encoding uncharacterized protein LOC114794905 — MCHIMGHEVTNVCFEGHLQFFSNFSHTDDLLAQKNTPSSHRWGITSPATLSAVLVQETCTSHLPAAATMRALHGFICCLALTEIIAAVSQKTVLMFAQTGSSVLLRVEIYEENDMAEWKIGNQVIYNQVKSFSPLFKEKVELEGNNSLRVKNLTFRDSGEYVYAQTKDWTTTVVKYHLFVQEAVPSPILAVVKLHASPDCSFTVNCSVPGGWIGCSSNETQCWSSPPSMVSMSVQKNHSHIECVASNNVSSSSSCRSLEELCSPQNSTGSTPQKPPEEALKIAGSCCAAVVLLVCAALIGTRCRQSRRKDRLLENAAMPAAETTGAAPPASTIYSVVNKAAYLPTVPVEVHRVPRNKGCPVDMAGDQGPENDVSTVYCLASKTEEQQRPPEVSSGSDAAQPNTIYYTLGQVVPKCK; from the exons ATGTGTCACATCATGGGTCACGAGGTCACAAACGTTTGCTTTGAGGGACATTTACAATTTTTCTCCAACTTTAGTCACACTGATGATTTACtggcacaaaaaaacacaccttccAGCCATCGCTGGGGAATCACCTCGCCTGCCACTTTATCTGCAGTTCTCGTACAGGAAACCTGCACTTCACATCTTCCTGCAGCCGCCACCATGCGAGCGCTGCACGGTTTCATCTGCTGTCTGGCATTAACAG AAATCATTGCAGCTGTCTCTCAAAAAACAGTCCTGATGTTCGCACAGACAGGGAGCTCAGTCCTTCTACGCGTGGAGATATATGAAGAAAATGACATGGCTGAGTGGAAGATTGGAAACCAAGTCATATATAACCAAGTGAAATCTTTTTCGCCCCTTTTTAAAGAGAAGGTGGAATTAGAGGGAAACAATTCTCTGAGGGTGAAGAACCTGACGTTCAGGGACTCAGGAGAATACGTCTACGCTCAAACAAAAGATTGGACAACAACTGTAGTCAAGTATCACTTATTTGTGCAAG AAGCTGTACCAAGCCCCATCCTCGCAGTGGTGAAGCTCCACGCGTCCCCGGACTGCTCGTTCACGGTGAACTGCTCCGTCCCCGGCGGCTGGATCGGGTGCAGCAGCAATGAGACGCAGTGCTGGTCGTCCCCTCCGTCCATGGTCAGCATGTCCGTCCAGAAGAACCACAGCCACATCGAGTGCGTGGCCAGCAACAACGTCAGCAGTAGCTCCAGCTGCAGGAGCTTGGAGGAACTGT GCTCTCCCCAGAACTCAACAGGCAGCACCCCACAGAAGCCCCCCGAGGAGGCTCTGAAGATCGCGGGCtcgtgctgtgccgctgtggtTCTGCTGGTGTGTGCGGCTCTCATCGGAACGAGGTGCAGACAGTCTCGGCGAAAAGACCGGCTGCTGGAG AACGCAGCCATGCCGGCGGCTGAGACCACCGGAGCTGCGCCGCCAGCGAGCACCATTTACAGCGTGGTCAACAAGGCGGCCTACCTGCCCACGGTCCCGGTGGAGGTCCACCGAGTTCCGAGGAACAAG GGCTGTCCCGTGGACATGGCAGGGGACCAGGGGCCTGAGAATGACGTCAGCACCGTTTACTGCTTGGCGTCCAAGACAGAGGAACAGCAGCGACCCCCGGAGGTCAGCAGCGGCAGCGACGCGGCCCAGCCCAACACGATCTACTACACCCTGGGACAGGTGGTGCCAAAGTGCAAATAA
- the LOC114797725 gene encoding interleukin-8-like encodes MSSLTLMLLGGFLLLAAAQGMQPLGRGYNRRCLCFDLESRVIPPDKLRSVEILPSGPHCRNAEVVAQLAGGEKICLNHRAPWVRRLVRFILEKEPHQTALLH; translated from the exons ATGTCCTCCCTGACCCTCATGCTGCTCGgcggcttcctcctcctcgccgcGGCCCAGG GAATGCAGCCACTTGGGCGGGGCTACAACCGCCGCTGCCTGTGCTTCGACCTCGAGTCCAGGGTGATACCTCCAGACAAGCTGAGGAGCGTGGAGATCCTCCCCAGCGGCCCTCACTGCAGGAACGCCGAGGTCGT GGCCCAGCTGGCGGGCGGCGAGAAGATCTGCCTGAACCACCGCGCGCCGTGGGTGCGGCGGCTCGTGCGTTTCATCCTGGAGAAGGAGCCACATCAGACCGCGCTTCTTCACTAG